The following are from one region of the Amedibacterium intestinale genome:
- a CDS encoding sporulation initiation factor Spo0A C-terminal domain-containing protein yields MEKEIERKSLYRRVTCELHKIGTPAHIKGHNYLRTAIIKMYEDATYHGNMMKRLYPDVADEYETNVSCVERGIRNAIEVAWSRGNLAILEEIFGNTISYSKTKPTNSEFIAMIVDRLKLEDLE; encoded by the coding sequence ATGGAAAAAGAAATAGAAAGGAAAAGCTTATATAGAAGGGTAACTTGTGAGTTACACAAGATAGGGACACCTGCACATATTAAAGGACACAATTATTTAAGAACAGCAATTATAAAAATGTATGAGGATGCTACCTATCATGGAAATATGATGAAAAGATTATATCCTGATGTTGCAGATGAGTATGAAACAAATGTTTCTTGTGTAGAAAGAGGAATTAGAAACGCAATTGAAGTAGCATGGAGTAGAGGGAATCTTGCTATATTAGAAGAAATTTTTGGGAATACGATAAGCTACTCTAAAACAAAACCAACCAATTCAGAATTTATTGCGATGATCGTAGATCGCCTGAAACTTGAAGATTTGGAATAA
- the smpB gene encoding SsrA-binding protein SmpB — MTSGRKVIAFNRKASHEYFLEDRFEAGLVLKGTEIKSIRKGHVQLKDAYISFTNGEAFIKEMHIPEYVFGNRFNHDETRIRKLLLHKLEIRKLQQKVKLKGYTVVPTSLYLEKGKAKLEIALARGKDLHDKRNAQKEKDAKREIEKAMKNHW; from the coding sequence ATGACATCTGGAAGAAAAGTGATTGCGTTTAATCGAAAAGCATCACATGAGTATTTTCTGGAAGATCGCTTTGAAGCTGGATTGGTTTTAAAAGGAACAGAAATAAAATCTATTCGAAAGGGACATGTCCAATTAAAAGATGCTTATATTAGTTTTACAAATGGGGAAGCATTTATTAAAGAAATGCATATTCCAGAATATGTATTTGGGAATCGCTTTAACCATGATGAAACAAGAATAAGAAAATTACTTCTGCATAAACTAGAAATACGAAAACTTCAGCAGAAAGTGAAATTGAAGGGATACACGGTGGTTCCAACTTCATTGTATTTAGAAAAAGGAAAAGCGAAACTGGAAATTGCACTTGCTAGAGGAAAAGATTTACATGATAAACGAAATGCGCAAAAAGAAAAAGATGCAAAACGCGAAATTGAAAAAGCAATGAAAAATCATTGGTAA
- the rnr gene encoding ribonuclease R yields the protein MKKKMEILDLLHDSSYKGMTTAELSCYFQMEDSASFTELLKYLNELEGERLIARDSRERYFLSSHLGYVTGTLRVNPKGFGFVDTTDTSFYIAKEALGLGMDKDIVYAKSWTNNDGSVEGEVIDVIEHHITHIVGVVKIKEGRRYFLPDSPILNRRFRITNYEDFHLVNDSKVLLKIDSYGATLKCHIEKEIGYKYDPGIDILSVLLEKDINPEFSDAVMKEVMQIEEAVQDEELRNREDLRSLLTITIDGEDARDLDDAISIERIPEGYRLYVHIADVSYYVREGSEIDKEAYHRGTSVYVVDRVVPMLPHALCNGICSLNPHVDRLTLTCQMDINRKGDVINYKIFPSVINSNERMTYTNVNKILEGDEKVQKRYPYLLDMCIQMKVLSDIIRRRREKLGAIDFDTREAKILVDEKGKPKDIVLRERKDAERMIEDFMIAANETVATHAKWMEIPSMYRVHEQPEPKKIREFARVAKVLGYTFQGGIQNVYPMQLQSLLKEAKGQDNYFVLSSFMLRSMQKARYDNRCLGHFGLALKEYLHFTSPIRRYPDLIVHRMLRKYVFNSNTNTEKMNSDEKWCEEAAIQASDRERNAVDAEREVDDMKKAEYMEKYVGSVFDGVVSGITKFGMFVELENTVEGLVHIASLQDDYYHYDETTHSLIGEHTAKVYRMGQHVRVKCIGADRFKREVDFEVLVQKSKKKSPLLKQQNRLTKQDRTRNRRRRKRKGGRL from the coding sequence ATGAAAAAGAAAATGGAAATATTAGATTTGCTGCATGATTCTTCTTATAAAGGAATGACTACAGCTGAGCTGTCTTGTTACTTTCAAATGGAAGACAGTGCCTCCTTTACAGAGTTGTTAAAATATTTGAATGAGCTAGAAGGAGAACGTTTAATTGCAAGAGATTCCAGGGAACGTTATTTTTTGAGTTCTCATTTAGGATATGTTACAGGAACATTGCGTGTGAATCCAAAAGGATTTGGTTTTGTAGATACAACGGACACAAGTTTTTATATTGCGAAAGAGGCGTTAGGCCTTGGAATGGACAAAGATATCGTATACGCGAAAAGCTGGACAAATAATGATGGCAGCGTAGAAGGAGAAGTTATTGATGTTATTGAACATCATATTACACATATTGTAGGTGTCGTAAAAATAAAAGAGGGAAGAAGGTATTTTTTACCGGATTCTCCTATTTTAAATCGAAGATTTAGAATTACTAATTATGAGGATTTTCATTTGGTCAATGATTCAAAAGTGTTGTTGAAGATTGATAGTTATGGTGCTACATTAAAATGTCATATTGAAAAAGAGATTGGATATAAATATGATCCGGGAATTGATATTTTAAGTGTACTTTTAGAAAAAGATATTAATCCAGAATTCAGTGATGCTGTCATGAAAGAAGTGATGCAGATTGAAGAAGCGGTACAAGATGAAGAATTAAGAAATCGTGAAGATTTACGTTCGTTATTGACAATTACTATTGATGGAGAAGATGCACGTGATTTGGATGATGCGATTTCTATTGAAAGAATACCAGAAGGATATCGACTGTATGTTCATATTGCAGATGTATCGTATTATGTAAGAGAAGGAAGCGAAATTGATAAGGAAGCATATCATCGTGGAACATCTGTTTATGTTGTTGATCGTGTAGTTCCTATGCTTCCACATGCATTATGCAATGGGATTTGTTCTTTAAATCCCCATGTTGATCGTTTGACTTTAACTTGTCAGATGGATATAAATCGCAAGGGAGATGTTATAAACTATAAAATTTTCCCAAGTGTTATTAACAGTAATGAAAGAATGACGTATACAAATGTTAATAAAATATTAGAAGGGGATGAAAAAGTCCAGAAACGCTATCCTTACCTTTTGGATATGTGTATTCAAATGAAAGTGTTATCCGATATCATTCGAAGACGCAGAGAAAAATTAGGGGCAATTGATTTTGATACAAGAGAGGCAAAAATTCTTGTTGATGAGAAAGGTAAACCTAAAGATATTGTTTTGCGTGAAAGAAAAGATGCAGAGCGTATGATCGAGGATTTTATGATTGCCGCAAATGAGACTGTTGCTACACATGCGAAATGGATGGAAATTCCATCGATGTATCGTGTGCATGAGCAGCCAGAACCAAAAAAGATACGCGAATTTGCCAGAGTAGCGAAAGTTTTAGGCTATACGTTTCAGGGGGGTATCCAAAATGTATATCCAATGCAGCTGCAAAGTCTTTTAAAAGAGGCGAAAGGGCAAGATAATTATTTTGTGCTTTCTAGTTTTATGTTAAGAAGTATGCAGAAAGCACGTTACGATAATCGCTGTTTAGGTCATTTTGGTTTAGCTTTGAAAGAATATTTACATTTTACTTCTCCTATTCGAAGGTATCCCGATTTAATTGTGCATCGTATGCTTAGAAAATATGTTTTCAATTCCAATACGAATACAGAAAAAATGAATAGTGATGAAAAATGGTGTGAAGAAGCTGCTATACAGGCAAGTGATCGTGAACGTAATGCCGTAGATGCAGAACGTGAAGTAGATGATATGAAGAAAGCAGAATATATGGAAAAATATGTAGGTTCTGTATTTGATGGCGTAGTCAGTGGAATTACAAAATTTGGAATGTTTGTTGAGCTGGAAAATACAGTAGAGGGATTGGTCCATATCGCAAGCTTGCAAGACGATTATTATCACTATGACGAAACTACACATTCCTTAATTGGAGAGCATACAGCAAAAGTATATCGCATGGGACAACATGTGCGTGTGAAATGTATAGGCGCCGATCGTTTTAAGCGAGAGGTAGATTTTGAAGTGCTGGTACAGAAATCCAAGAAAAAAAGTCCGCTATTAAAACAGCAAAATCGCTTAACTAAACAGGATAGAACTAGAAATCGAAGACGAAGAAAACGGAAAGGCGGAAGATTATGA
- the secG gene encoding preprotein translocase subunit SecG yields the protein MGVLEIVLMISAVILIILSLLQSGKSDGLSGAFGGSDGLNLFANVKERGSEKVISNITLITGIVFFALVIIIRIIK from the coding sequence ATGGGCGTTTTAGAGATAGTTTTAATGATTTCAGCGGTCATATTAATAATACTCTCCTTATTGCAAAGCGGTAAATCAGATGGTCTGAGCGGAGCTTTTGGGGGAAGCGATGGATTAAACCTATTTGCAAATGTTAAAGAACGAGGATCTGAGAAAGTGATTTCCAATATTACACTTATTACAGGGATCGTATTCTTTGCTCTTGTAATTATTATCCGTATTATTAAATAA
- a CDS encoding IS1634 family transposase: MYVAINGTGNSKSIYIMSSYRKNNGKTSSRIFRKLGRLNDLLPQFDNNEEKLLEWARSEAKKDTLSHQQDTAPVLIPFSSDKKIKKNEVLLFNVGYLFLQSICSNLHFDNICRNIKNHHKFEYDIHRILCDLVYARVLYPSSKRSSFSFAHSLLEQPKYKLQDIYRSLSILAEESDYIQAEVYRNSNFLHKRNTKVLYYDCTNYYFEIEQEDELKKYGKSKEHRPNPIVGMGLFMDGDGFPLAFDIFPGNQNEQKSLKPLEHKVIQDFDCSEFIYCSDSGLASQNNKLFNDIGGRSYVITQSLKKLKKEDRDIALNTKQYRKVGSSTFIDLKDLDENDPEVYESIYYKEVPIESKKISETLIVTYSPKYKAYQEKIRQGQIDRAKNMISKNGKIKKNRKNPNDPSRFTKRTSITANGEVAEEEIYEIDQEAIDKEAMYDGFYAVSTDMEGDVAEIIAINKRRWQIEECFRIMKTDFDARPIYLQREDRIKAHFLICFLSLLIYRILEYKLEKKYTSEQIIDTLRKMNVTKLKEGLGYIPSYTRTDLTDLLHELFGFETDREIIKRSTMRNIIKYTKEHHI, encoded by the coding sequence ATGTACGTTGCAATCAATGGCACTGGCAATTCCAAAAGCATTTATATTATGAGTTCTTATCGCAAAAACAATGGTAAAACTTCTAGTCGCATTTTTAGAAAGCTTGGTCGATTAAATGACCTGCTTCCTCAATTTGATAATAATGAAGAAAAATTATTGGAATGGGCTCGTTCTGAAGCTAAAAAGGACACTTTATCCCATCAACAGGATACTGCACCTGTTCTCATACCTTTCTCTAGCGACAAAAAAATCAAAAAAAATGAAGTTTTGTTATTTAATGTTGGCTACCTATTCCTTCAATCCATCTGTTCCAATCTTCATTTTGACAATATTTGTCGTAATATTAAGAATCATCATAAATTCGAATATGATATCCATCGCATCCTCTGCGATCTTGTCTACGCTCGTGTTCTATATCCTTCCAGTAAACGCTCTTCTTTCTCTTTCGCTCATTCTCTGCTGGAACAGCCAAAGTATAAATTACAGGATATCTATCGTTCCTTATCTATATTGGCCGAGGAATCTGATTACATACAGGCGGAAGTTTATCGAAATTCTAACTTTCTTCATAAAAGAAACACAAAAGTTCTTTATTATGACTGTACGAACTATTACTTTGAAATCGAACAAGAAGATGAACTTAAAAAATACGGAAAAAGCAAAGAACATCGTCCAAATCCTATCGTAGGCATGGGGTTATTCATGGATGGAGATGGTTTCCCTTTAGCTTTTGATATCTTTCCCGGAAATCAAAACGAACAGAAATCCTTGAAACCATTAGAACATAAAGTTATTCAGGATTTCGACTGTTCCGAATTCATCTACTGCTCAGACAGTGGACTGGCATCACAGAATAACAAACTGTTCAATGATATAGGAGGAAGATCCTATGTCATTACACAGTCATTAAAAAAATTAAAGAAAGAAGATAGAGATATCGCTTTAAATACGAAACAATATCGAAAAGTAGGAAGCAGCACATTCATTGATTTGAAAGATCTTGATGAAAATGACCCAGAGGTATATGAATCCATCTATTATAAAGAAGTACCTATAGAATCTAAAAAGATATCGGAAACTCTTATCGTTACCTATTCTCCAAAATATAAAGCTTATCAGGAAAAGATAAGACAAGGGCAGATAGACAGAGCAAAAAACATGATAAGTAAAAATGGAAAAATCAAAAAGAATAGAAAAAATCCGAATGATCCAAGCAGATTTACAAAGAGGACTTCCATCACAGCGAATGGAGAAGTAGCAGAAGAAGAAATCTACGAAATCGATCAGGAGGCTATAGATAAAGAAGCAATGTATGATGGTTTCTATGCGGTAAGCACAGATATGGAAGGTGATGTAGCGGAGATCATCGCTATCAACAAACGCAGATGGCAGATCGAAGAGTGCTTTAGAATAATGAAAACGGATTTTGATGCACGACCAATCTATCTGCAAAGAGAAGACAGGATCAAAGCGCATTTCCTGATTTGTTTCTTGTCCCTTCTGATATATCGAATATTAGAATATAAATTAGAGAAAAAATATACATCTGAACAAATAATAGATACATTGAGAAAGATGAACGTAACAAAATTAAAAGAAGGATTAGGATATATACCTTCTTACACACGAACAGATTTAACAGATTTACTGCATGAGTTGTTTGGTTTTGAAACAGACAGAGAAATAATAAAACGATCCACAATGAGAAATATTATCAAATACACAAAAGAACATCATATATAG
- the eno gene encoding phosphopyruvate hydratase, translated as MSIIVDVHAREILDSRGNPTIEVEVRTASGFFGRAMVPSGASTGEREALELRDGDKARFLGKGVLKAVDNVNNVLADVVRGMDVTNQAAIDKALIEADGTKDKSKYGANAILGISLAVAHAAADCYGLPLYRYLGGINAKTLPVPMMNVLNGGSHADSSVDFQEFMIMPVGAKSIKEAIRMGAETFHALKKVLKNKGQVTAVGDEGGFAPNLEDNEAPLKCIMEAIEAAGYKPGEEICIAMDVAASEFYNTETGMYELTKSGQGTKTTDEMIAWYDELVEKYPIISIEDGLGERDWDGWKKLTEHLGKKIQLVGDDLYVTNPAILQEGIDKDIANSILIKVNQIGTLTETFDAMELAKKHGYTAVVSHRSGETEDTTIADIAVAFNAGQIKTGSMSRTDRIAKYNQLIRIEEELGDVAVFQGKSAFYNIYKH; from the coding sequence ATGTCAATTATTGTTGATGTACATGCAAGAGAAATTTTAGATTCTAGAGGGAATCCAACAATCGAAGTTGAAGTAAGAACTGCTAGTGGATTCTTCGGACGTGCTATGGTTCCAAGTGGAGCAAGTACTGGTGAGCGTGAAGCGTTAGAACTTCGTGACGGTGATAAAGCTCGTTTCTTAGGAAAAGGTGTTTTAAAAGCTGTAGATAACGTAAATAACGTTTTAGCTGACGTTGTTAGAGGAATGGATGTTACAAATCAGGCTGCTATCGATAAAGCATTGATTGAAGCTGATGGTACAAAAGATAAATCAAAATACGGAGCAAATGCTATTCTTGGTATTTCTTTAGCTGTAGCACATGCTGCTGCTGATTGCTATGGATTGCCATTATATCGTTACTTAGGAGGAATTAATGCAAAAACTCTTCCAGTTCCAATGATGAACGTATTGAATGGTGGTAGCCACGCTGACTCTTCAGTTGACTTCCAGGAATTCATGATCATGCCTGTAGGTGCTAAGAGCATTAAAGAAGCTATTCGTATGGGTGCTGAAACTTTCCATGCTTTGAAAAAAGTATTGAAAAACAAAGGACAGGTTACTGCTGTTGGTGATGAAGGTGGATTCGCTCCAAACTTGGAAGATAACGAAGCTCCTTTAAAATGTATCATGGAAGCTATCGAAGCTGCTGGATACAAACCAGGTGAAGAAATCTGCATTGCTATGGACGTAGCTGCTAGTGAATTCTATAATACTGAAACAGGTATGTATGAACTTACAAAATCTGGACAGGGAACAAAAACTACTGATGAAATGATCGCTTGGTACGATGAATTAGTAGAAAAATATCCAATCATCTCTATCGAAGATGGATTAGGTGAAAGAGATTGGGACGGATGGAAAAAACTTACTGAACACTTAGGTAAGAAAATCCAGTTGGTTGGAGATGACCTATACGTTACTAATCCTGCTATTCTTCAGGAAGGTATCGATAAAGACATCGCTAACTCTATCCTAATCAAAGTTAACCAGATCGGTACTTTAACTGAAACTTTCGATGCTATGGAACTAGCTAAGAAACACGGATATACTGCAGTAGTATCTCACCGTAGTGGAGAAACTGAAGACACTACAATTGCTGATATCGCAGTTGCATTCAATGCTGGTCAGATCAAAACTGGTTCAATGTCAAGAACAGATCGTATTGCTAAATACAACCAGTTGATTCGTATTGAAGAAGAATTAGGTGATGTTGCAGTATTCCAGGGAAAATCTGCATTCTATAACATCTACAAACACTAA
- a CDS encoding HAD-IIA family hydrolase — MKTYLIDLDGTMYRGDGQIEGAIPFIEELIKRNQPFYFLTNNSKRTRKQNVEHMEKVGFHGIKEEHFFTSAMAAARYAKKHIEGRNAYYVGQDGLKEALEENGFILSEKNVGVVFVGLNTEATYKEYSKALGYLLKGAKLIGTNNDRILAQKDGFSIGNGSIVAMFEYASGQESPKIGKPHETILLEALDYFDKTKEEVILIGDNLETDILLGNRCDIETVFVTSGVHQREDIEKLGIHPDYIVDNLCELLKE, encoded by the coding sequence TTGAAAACATATTTGATTGATTTAGATGGTACCATGTATAGAGGAGATGGACAGATTGAAGGAGCAATACCTTTTATTGAAGAATTAATAAAAAGAAACCAGCCATTTTATTTTCTTACAAATAATTCGAAACGAACAAGAAAACAAAATGTAGAGCATATGGAAAAGGTTGGTTTTCATGGTATTAAAGAAGAGCACTTTTTTACATCTGCTATGGCGGCCGCTCGCTATGCGAAAAAACATATAGAGGGAAGAAATGCATATTATGTAGGACAGGATGGTCTGAAAGAAGCATTAGAAGAAAATGGTTTTATCCTAAGTGAAAAAAATGTGGGTGTTGTATTTGTGGGTTTAAATACGGAGGCTACTTATAAGGAGTATTCTAAAGCTTTAGGATATTTATTGAAAGGTGCAAAACTTATAGGTACAAACAATGATCGCATTTTGGCTCAAAAAGATGGCTTTAGCATTGGAAATGGTTCCATTGTGGCGATGTTTGAATATGCCAGTGGACAGGAAAGCCCAAAAATTGGAAAACCTCATGAAACGATTCTTTTAGAGGCTTTGGATTATTTTGATAAAACAAAGGAAGAAGTTATTTTGATTGGGGATAATTTGGAAACTGACATCTTGTTAGGAAATCGATGTGATATTGAAACTGTTTTTGTGACAAGTGGAGTTCATCAAAGAGAAGATATAGAAAAATTGGGCATACATCCAGATTACATTGTGGATAATCTTTGTGAATTATTAAAAGAGTAA
- the nusG gene encoding transcription termination/antitermination protein NusG → MAEENKKQWYVVNTYAGHENRVKENLERRIETMGLQDFLFRIVVAEEKEIEYKNGKEVEKTTNLFSGYLFVEMIMTDEAWYIVRNTPGVTGFIGSSGGGAKPFPVAEEEMENILRKLGITDKKVQVDFQVGDRVRILSGAFSNIEGTVEEMDDDNQIAVVLTILFGRETPTEVGYSELEKIEL, encoded by the coding sequence ATGGCTGAAGAAAATAAAAAACAATGGTATGTAGTTAATACATATGCCGGACATGAAAACAGAGTTAAAGAGAATTTGGAACGTCGTATTGAAACAATGGGTCTGCAGGATTTCTTGTTTCGTATCGTTGTAGCAGAAGAAAAAGAAATTGAATATAAAAACGGAAAAGAAGTTGAAAAAACAACGAATTTATTTAGCGGATACTTATTTGTAGAAATGATCATGACTGACGAAGCGTGGTATATTGTTCGTAATACACCTGGAGTTACTGGGTTTATCGGATCTAGTGGTGGAGGGGCAAAACCTTTCCCTGTCGCAGAAGAAGAAATGGAAAATATTTTACGCAAATTAGGAATTACTGATAAAAAAGTTCAGGTTGATTTCCAGGTAGGAGATCGTGTTCGTATCTTAAGCGGTGCTTTTTCTAACATAGAAGGAACTGTTGAAGAAATGGACGATGATAATCAGATTGCGGTAGTATTGACAATCCTGTTTGGTAGAGAGACACCAACAGAAGTTGGATATAGTGAACTAGAGAAAATTGAACTTTAA
- the secE gene encoding preprotein translocase subunit SecE, with protein MKWFSINGILTEMKRIRWPKAKDLFHDSGICVVFVLFLGIFFFLCQLVSSGFLKLIGM; from the coding sequence ATGAAATGGTTCAGTATTAATGGAATTCTAACAGAAATGAAAAGAATTCGTTGGCCAAAGGCAAAAGATTTGTTTCATGACAGCGGAATCTGTGTCGTTTTTGTGTTGTTTTTAGGAATTTTCTTTTTCCTTTGCCAACTTGTTTCTTCTGGCTTCCTTAAGTTAATTGGAATGTAG
- the rpmG gene encoding 50S ribosomal protein L33, which yields MSDKVILTCTECLSRNYTTTKNKKTHNERIELKKYCKKCGKHTIHKETK from the coding sequence ATGAGTGATAAAGTAATTTTGACATGCACCGAATGTCTTTCACGAAATTATACAACTACCAAAAATAAAAAAACGCATAATGAGCGTATTGAATTGAAAAAGTATTGTAAAAAATGTGGAAAGCATACTATTCATAAGGAAACGAAATAG
- a CDS encoding RNA polymerase sigma factor, with the protein MKANVTEFLDNELLYMIHQGDEQALQILFKKYEMRIYIMIYQYIGINSAEQQDKEEMKQLAYIKLMQAVNSFREEKITSFAYFYQQILKNAFVDYFRNKSRGIYTVSLQELEAKEGDNVYKENETEKVSINQEELQYLLRKKGIQLKKIEMKVLHLRLQGYSYQEISSSLNISNRQVEYILRKLRNKKNN; encoded by the coding sequence ATGAAAGCCAATGTTACAGAGTTTCTAGATAATGAATTATTGTATATGATTCATCAGGGAGATGAACAGGCTTTGCAAATTTTATTTAAAAAATATGAAATGAGAATATATATAATGATTTATCAATATATAGGAATAAACTCTGCTGAGCAGCAGGATAAGGAAGAAATGAAACAATTAGCGTATATTAAGCTAATGCAGGCAGTGAATTCTTTTCGAGAAGAGAAAATCACTAGTTTTGCGTATTTTTATCAGCAGATTTTAAAAAATGCCTTTGTAGATTATTTTAGAAATAAAAGCAGAGGAATATATACTGTTTCTTTACAAGAGTTAGAAGCTAAAGAGGGGGATAATGTTTATAAAGAGAATGAAACGGAAAAAGTATCTATAAATCAAGAAGAACTACAGTATTTGTTGAGGAAGAAAGGAATTCAATTAAAAAAGATTGAAATGAAAGTCTTGCATTTAAGATTGCAGGGATATTCATATCAGGAGATTTCATCCAGTTTGAATATTTCAAATCGACAAGTTGAATATATTTTAAGAAAATTACGTAATAAAAAGAATAATTGA
- the rlmB gene encoding 23S rRNA (guanosine(2251)-2'-O)-methyltransferase RlmB, whose protein sequence is MTQYVYGKNVVRSLLEDNKKIYEILLADGMKDKEIEALIRQRNIKLRVLGRKKMDQFLNATNHQGIAAKIDDYKTYELDELLESIPKGKTPLLVMLDGLEDPHNLGAILRTCDCVGVDGVIIGKHRNVKLTPTVAKVSTGAIDTVKVSMVTNLAQSIKYLKKQGYWVVGADLHNSRDYREGQYDVPLVLVVGSEGFGISPLVAKNCDYCVRLPMEGSVTSLNASVACGILLYQIYNGRNPVDF, encoded by the coding sequence ATGACACAATATGTATATGGGAAAAATGTCGTTCGCTCTCTTTTAGAAGATAACAAGAAGATTTATGAAATTCTTCTTGCAGATGGTATGAAAGATAAAGAGATTGAAGCATTGATACGACAAAGAAATATAAAACTAAGAGTTTTAGGAAGAAAGAAAATGGATCAGTTTCTAAATGCGACAAATCATCAGGGAATTGCAGCTAAAATTGACGATTACAAAACATATGAACTTGATGAGCTTTTAGAAAGTATACCAAAGGGAAAGACTCCATTGCTTGTTATGTTAGATGGATTGGAAGATCCTCATAATTTAGGGGCAATTCTTAGAACATGCGATTGTGTAGGAGTTGATGGAGTCATTATTGGAAAGCATCGAAATGTGAAACTAACACCAACAGTTGCGAAGGTTAGTACTGGTGCAATTGATACTGTAAAAGTAAGCATGGTAACAAATCTTGCACAAAGTATTAAGTATTTAAAAAAACAGGGTTATTGGGTTGTTGGTGCAGACTTGCATAACTCTCGGGACTATCGTGAAGGACAATACGATGTTCCACTTGTATTAGTAGTAGGAAGTGAAGGATTTGGAATTAGTCCATTAGTAGCGAAAAACTGTGATTACTGTGTTCGACTTCCTATGGAAGGAAGTGTTACTAGCTTGAATGCAAGTGTTGCGTGTGGTATTTTGTTATATCAAATATATAATGGAAGAAATCCAGTAGATTTCTAG
- a CDS encoding Mini-ribonuclease 3, with translation MLLQEYNGTSLAYMGDAVMSLFVREMLLSKGYQKPNVLQKKSVEWVSAKAQARFLEVLETEGFFTEEEWGIVLRGRNTNPKTKAKNADVITYRKSTGLEAIFGWLYLKQDYKRLKTLWERIVEIGEKS, from the coding sequence ATGCTTTTACAGGAGTATAATGGAACTTCTCTTGCTTATATGGGAGATGCTGTTATGTCACTGTTCGTAAGGGAAATGCTTTTATCAAAAGGATATCAAAAACCTAATGTTCTGCAGAAAAAAAGTGTGGAATGGGTAAGTGCAAAAGCACAGGCACGTTTTTTGGAAGTTTTGGAAACAGAAGGTTTTTTTACGGAGGAAGAATGGGGAATTGTTCTTCGCGGAAGAAATACGAATCCAAAAACGAAAGCGAAAAATGCAGATGTGATAACGTATCGCAAGTCAACCGGTTTAGAAGCAATCTTTGGCTGGCTGTATTTAAAACAGGACTATAAGCGTTTAAAAACTTTGTGGGAGCGCATTGTTGAGATAGGAGAGAAATCATGA